In Bacteroidota bacterium, the genomic stretch TTGAAAATTCAAAAATAAAAACTGGAAATATTTTAGATTTAGGTTGCGGTCCCGGCGATTTGGATATTGAATTGACAAAAAAACTTCCGGATGTGCAAATTTTTGCTATTGACGGATCAGCCCAAATGGTAGATTTAGCAACACAAAAAATAGCAAAACATAATTTAACGGATAGGGTTGAAATATTACAAGACATATTGCCAAATTTGAATTTGCCAGAAGGAAAATTCGATCTGATTATTTCAAAAGACCTTTTGCATCATATCCCAAGCCCTAATGATTTTTGGGCTGAGATAAACCGATTGGCAAACAACCACACCCAAATTTATGTTATGGATTTAATTCGCCCGGATTCTATCGATAAAGCTAAGAAAATTGTGGAATCAATTTCGGCAAGTGAACCAGAGGTTTTGCAGGAAGATTTCTACAATTCATTGTTGGCAGCCTTTACTTTTGATGAAGTAAAAGAACAAATGGAAAGGGCAAATCTCAACTATCAAATTGATAATTTGGGAGATAGGCATTTCATAGCTAAATGTAAAAAAATGAATTGATGAATAAATATTATAAAAACTACTCATCAATCATATCCTGCATAACAGAAACAGCCTCGAACAAGTAAGCATCTTTTTGAAGATTTTCGTAATATGCAGAAATTATATCCATTTTTGCAGAATCTGTAGCCAAACCAAAAGTATCGGCAGGAACGGAGAACACTTCCAAACCCGTTGGTTTTTTCATTGTTTCTTTATAAACTGTTGCTTCATTATTAATTTTTGCTCGTTCTTTTTGATACTTTTCCAGATTTAAGCTTCTAATTGAGTTTTTTCGTTGAATTTCTAATCTCTGTGCATTTGAATCTGCAATTTTGAATTTTTCACTCTTCTTAATACGTTTCTTGCTGTTTTTCTGAAGTATTTTCAATTCGTTGTTTAAATCAGCAGTATTGTATTCTAAAGGCTCAATTTTTGTCCATTCCATAGGAAAATCGAGCTCTTTTTCGCCATATTCAATATATTTGTAATTGTCGGGCAAAACAATATCTGGCACAACACCTTTCAGTTGGGTTGTACCTCCATTTATGCGATAAAATTTCTGAATAGTAAGTTTCATTGCACCGAGAGGTTTTATATCGTTCAGCTTTGGTGGTAAAAGATGATCAAAATTTATCATCTTTTGCACTGTTCCTTTTCCGAATGTCGATGATGTTCCAATTATCACAGCACGCTTGTAATCTTGCATTGCGGCTGCTAAAATTTCTGAAGCCGATGCACTATGAGAAT encodes the following:
- a CDS encoding class I SAM-dependent methyltransferase; the encoded protein is MKRILEPELMENEEQTLAYSNADFAFSNHSFIDYIIENSKIKTGNILDLGCGPGDLDIELTKKLPDVQIFAIDGSAQMVDLATQKIAKHNLTDRVEILQDILPNLNLPEGKFDLIISKDLLHHIPSPNDFWAEINRLANNHTQIYVMDLIRPDSIDKAKKIVESISASEPEVLQEDFYNSLLAAFTFDEVKEQMERANLNYQIDNLGDRHFIAKCKKMN